The stretch of DNA ATGTGTTTTAAATACGAACAATAATATAGTTTATCGTTTAAAAGTTGAGATTAAGATAATTTGaatatagttttatttcttAATCTTTTGGAAagctattttaaatataaaattataattaagctcTAAACTAAATGTCAAATGTAATTATtgatctaaaaatattatttcagcgaattagaatgaaaaactgattttaaaaataactctCAATTTCTTGACCctcaataaaaaaagaaaaatgattcaaagataaaatgtTATTCCCGATTTTGATTGaaagtttgttttaatttaacattatttaagaATCGCgaagtcaaaaaaatttaattatactttcttccttaacacttttaaatatttttttaagaataaaactttgaagaaaattctaaattttaaagttaacaATACCTAATAAGATACTTAAAGACATGAAAATTGaatacgttttttttttaaagaaagatcaaaacaaaacttaaataatttagaaacacatattttattttccttgaaTAAATCACCTTCATAAATAAACATTACTAAGGTAAATATTTATGGAAACTAAAAGACATCAACATaagtatatataataactaatacGATCGAGTGTGATATAAACAGGAAaggaaaaatgtaagaaatattGATAAAGTTTTTCTTAAGAAGGGTGTTCATAAATCACCTCTTAACTAATACATGATATACATGAAAGTTGATCTGTTATATACTAAGCTCAAACAACTACTGAAGCTCACTTGTACACTTTTAATCTACGAACTCAATTACATAACTTTTGTATGCCATACCAAGAGATTGGTTATTGTGACTAACACAGAATTTACAACAAGCCACAAAATTTAAGGCCAGAAAAAAAATGACCAAGACCCTTAGAAGTGAAAGTGTAAAACTCAGTACAAAACTACACTATATCAAGAATTTGTTAGAAGCATCATGTCCTTGAATTCCTGAAAATCAAGTTTGCCATCAAAATTAGTGTCATAGGAGCAAATCATGGATGTGCTATCCTTCCCACACCTTTCATCCCACATGCCAAGCCTCTTCAACACACACTCAAGTTCTTGGCTTGTGATGAACCCATCTCCATCCAAATCAAACACCTTGAAAGTCTTCACAAGGTCTCTCTCCACATCCTCAATCTCATCACCCCCTTCTTCTTCCCCATTCTTCTGCTTCACCATACATTCATAAAACACCAAGAACTCACTCAACTCAAGCCTCTTCTTTCCCACCAGACACTCCAACTCCTCCACACTGTACTTGAAACCCGTCTTCTCCAGCACCATTTTCAGCTCCTCCAGGCTCAAAAACCCGTCTCCATTCACGTCCACTTTCTCAAAAATCCTCTGCAAATCGCTGCGTGTTAGGGCACACATCTCGTTCTTTTTTCAAAAGGGTGTTCGAATATAACAGaaagattttgtttttctgCAACACTATGGTCAATTCTTCATACATGGATGCTTTGCACTGCAACACGCGAAGTGTTTATATACATACACAAAAAAGTCATGTG from Vigna unguiculata cultivar IT97K-499-35 chromosome 8, ASM411807v1, whole genome shotgun sequence encodes:
- the LOC114194011 gene encoding probable calcium-binding protein CML44, which gives rise to MCALTRSDLQRIFEKVDVNGDGFLSLEELKMVLEKTGFKYSVEELECLVGKKRLELSEFLVFYECMVKQKNGEEEGGDEIEDVERDLVKTFKVFDLDGDGFITSQELECVLKRLGMWDERCGKDSTSMICSYDTNFDGKLDFQEFKDMMLLTNS